The Sphingobacterium bambusae genome includes a window with the following:
- a CDS encoding cation:proton antiporter: protein MDKFLQHISHAFSTPLTNPVLVFTIILTIILVSPIILRPIKVPGIIGFILFGVLFGPHGLNWLAKIDKATLQGSGVDAIDLFSTIGLLYIMFIAGLELDMNEFKKTKNKSLLFGFLTFIIPISIGFPVCYYFLNYELLPSVLIASMFATHTLVSYPIVNSYGISKNEAVAITIGGTILTDTAVLIILAILTGAAQGEINQQFWVTLGVSFALFLFIMFGVIPRIAKWFFQKIESEKTAHYIFVLAVVFFAAFLAEIAGLEPIIGAFVAGLALNKLIPHSSALMNRIEFIGNAIFIPFFLISVGMIVDVSVLTKGPMALIIAGTLTLVAVTGKFLAATATKLVFKYSKNQRNLIFGLSNAHAAATLAIIMVGYDKEIIDENVLNGTIVLILITCIIASIVTENASRRIVMEGHQDDEHVEHVPEHEEQILIPIANLASMEPILDFATLIKSKKSHHPLNILSVVADNEQAELNLANARKNLDNMARYASGSETEVELLTTIDFNIASGIGRTSKELFADCLILGWPSATSFIEKIVGEKTESILNRTDANLFMCRLDKSFVSHKSIVIFVPPLAESEVGFEYWLEKILKLGQELSLPLRFVCDSRTQGALQELPLMSKTSVPHGFENYEDWDNIYGLAAFNTVDALLVFVSSRYGEVSYRDSLDGLAKRIGRYFKNQNLLLIFPSRRENQHIDDYEDVQTAPIFRKISREIGNMFNKEK from the coding sequence ATGGATAAATTCTTACAGCATATTTCACACGCATTTTCCACGCCGTTAACCAATCCCGTACTCGTCTTTACCATAATTTTGACGATTATTTTGGTTTCCCCAATCATATTGCGACCTATAAAAGTCCCCGGTATTATTGGGTTTATTCTTTTTGGTGTACTCTTTGGCCCGCATGGACTCAATTGGTTGGCCAAGATCGATAAGGCGACCTTACAAGGGAGCGGTGTCGACGCTATTGATCTTTTTTCAACGATTGGTTTGCTCTATATTATGTTTATTGCAGGGCTTGAGTTGGATATGAACGAATTCAAGAAGACGAAAAACAAGAGCTTGCTTTTCGGTTTTTTGACCTTTATCATCCCGATTAGTATCGGGTTCCCGGTATGTTATTATTTCTTAAACTACGAGTTGTTGCCGAGCGTCTTGATAGCGAGTATGTTCGCCACGCATACCTTGGTTTCTTATCCCATTGTTAATAGTTACGGTATTTCCAAGAACGAAGCCGTTGCGATTACCATTGGGGGAACAATTTTGACGGATACCGCGGTGTTGATTATCTTGGCAATTTTGACGGGTGCGGCGCAAGGGGAGATCAACCAACAGTTTTGGGTGACCTTGGGTGTTTCTTTTGCTTTATTTCTGTTTATTATGTTCGGGGTTATCCCGCGCATTGCGAAGTGGTTTTTCCAAAAGATCGAGAGCGAGAAAACCGCGCATTATATCTTTGTCTTGGCCGTGGTTTTCTTTGCAGCTTTCCTAGCCGAAATAGCCGGATTGGAACCTATTATCGGTGCTTTTGTGGCGGGCTTGGCATTGAACAAGTTGATCCCGCATTCGTCGGCTTTGATGAATCGTATCGAGTTTATCGGAAACGCGATCTTCATTCCTTTTTTCCTCATTTCTGTGGGGATGATTGTCGATGTGAGCGTACTCACCAAAGGGCCGATGGCCTTAATTATTGCGGGTACATTGACCTTGGTCGCCGTGACAGGTAAGTTTTTAGCCGCTACGGCGACAAAATTGGTTTTTAAATACTCCAAGAACCAACGGAATCTGATATTCGGATTGAGTAATGCGCATGCTGCTGCCACCTTGGCCATTATTATGGTGGGCTATGATAAAGAAATTATCGATGAAAATGTGTTGAACGGTACCATCGTATTGATTTTGATTACCTGCATCATTGCATCTATCGTGACGGAGAATGCGTCTCGACGCATTGTTATGGAGGGGCATCAAGATGATGAACATGTGGAGCATGTGCCGGAGCATGAGGAGCAAATCTTGATTCCGATTGCTAACCTGGCCAGCATGGAGCCAATCTTGGACTTCGCGACGCTGATCAAGTCTAAAAAATCGCACCACCCCTTGAATATATTAAGCGTGGTGGCCGATAACGAACAGGCCGAATTGAATCTGGCCAATGCACGTAAAAACCTCGATAATATGGCTCGCTATGCGTCGGGATCGGAAACAGAAGTAGAGCTGTTGACAACCATCGACTTTAATATTGCCAGCGGGATAGGGCGTACATCAAAAGAGCTTTTTGCAGATTGTCTCATTCTGGGCTGGCCCAGTGCCACCTCCTTTATTGAAAAGATCGTGGGCGAGAAAACAGAAAGCATATTGAATCGTACGGATGCTAATCTGTTCATGTGTCGTTTGGACAAATCGTTCGTTTCGCATAAATCTATCGTGATCTTTGTGCCGCCGCTGGCGGAATCTGAAGTGGGCTTTGAATATTGGCTGGAAAAGATTTTGAAGCTGGGACAGGAACTGTCCTTGCCATTACGCTTCGTGTGCGATAGCCGTACACAAGGGGCTTTGCAAGAATTGCCGCTTATGAGCAAAACGAGTGTGCCCCATGGTTTTGAAAATTATGAGGATTGGGATAACATCTATGGACTGGCCGCGTTTAATACAGTAGATGCATTGTTGGTATTCGTATCATCACGCTATGGGGAGGTGTCCTACCGGGATTCGCTGGATGGTTTGGCTAAGCGTATAGGGCGCTATTTCAAAAACCAAAACCTGCTCCTTATTTTTCCGAGCAGGCGTGAAAATCAGCATATCGACGATTATGAGGATGTACAGACCGCGCCGATATTCCGCAAGATCAGCCGTGAAATCGGAAATATGTTTAACAAGGAAAAATAA
- a CDS encoding ABC transporter permease has protein sequence MRVTIGALALAISAIILSVAILKGFKTEIIDKQRGFFGDVVITKNDLNASYENTPIQLHKEDIQKIKDIPGVQEITPFATKAGIMNVKGEVEGVLLKGIDGTYNQQFLQKNIVKGDTLDFYDNANTQLLISTYLANRLSLDVGDKFIMYFIQEPIRKRPFTIKGIYTTHSEELDKTYVIGSLDLIRRLNDLADTDVGAYQIRLQSFDSLETTAEHIAELLPIELNASTIVEQMPDIFNWLNMLDMNDNIIFALMMMVAIINMVSSLLISILERSAMIGVLKALGYANTGIRQVFLYGSLYLIGAGLLIGNLIALALYLFQTQTHFFALDPSTYYIAYVPMDISWYQVIGLNAAVAIIGLLTLFVPAMLISRISPIKTIQFK, from the coding sequence GTGCGGGTAACCATCGGTGCCTTGGCATTGGCTATTTCGGCGATTATCCTCTCTGTCGCTATCTTGAAAGGGTTCAAAACGGAGATTATTGACAAGCAACGCGGTTTTTTTGGCGATGTGGTTATCACTAAGAACGATCTTAATGCTTCCTATGAGAATACGCCTATACAGTTGCATAAGGAAGATATCCAAAAGATAAAAGATATTCCGGGCGTGCAGGAAATTACGCCCTTCGCCACCAAGGCGGGTATTATGAATGTCAAAGGTGAAGTGGAAGGGGTTTTGTTAAAGGGGATAGATGGCACGTACAACCAGCAGTTTCTGCAGAAAAATATCGTTAAAGGGGATACCTTGGATTTTTACGATAATGCCAATACCCAACTGTTGATTTCTACCTATTTGGCTAATCGGCTCTCGCTGGACGTAGGCGATAAGTTTATCATGTATTTCATACAAGAGCCGATACGGAAAAGGCCCTTCACCATTAAGGGTATCTACACGACCCACTCGGAAGAGCTCGATAAGACCTATGTGATCGGCTCGCTCGATCTCATACGCCGGTTAAATGATTTGGCGGATACGGATGTTGGGGCTTACCAGATACGCTTGCAATCTTTCGATTCTTTGGAAACAACCGCTGAACATATTGCCGAGCTGTTGCCTATTGAGCTGAATGCATCAACTATTGTGGAGCAGATGCCCGATATTTTTAACTGGCTGAATATGTTGGATATGAACGATAACATCATATTTGCTTTGATGATGATGGTTGCGATTATCAATATGGTGTCGTCTCTGCTCATTAGTATTTTGGAACGATCGGCCATGATCGGTGTGCTGAAGGCCTTGGGCTATGCCAATACAGGTATTCGGCAAGTTTTTCTCTATGGATCGCTGTATCTTATTGGTGCGGGCTTGTTGATTGGCAACCTCATTGCACTTGCACTTTATTTGTTCCAAACGCAAACCCATTTTTTTGCGTTGGATCCTTCTACCTATTATATCGCCTATGTGCCCATGGATATCAGTTGGTACCAAGTTATTGGCCTAAATGCAGCGGTGGCAATTATCGGACTGCTGACCCTTTTTGTTCCGGCGATGCTGATCAGCCGTATCTCGCCAATCAAGACTATACAGTTCAAGTAG
- the fmt gene encoding methionyl-tRNA formyltransferase — MRIVFMGTPDFAVASLQALSEAGENVVAVVTGVDKPAGRGQKIQESAVKKYAVANNIPVLQPEKLRHPDFLSELASYKADLQVVVAFRMLPELVWNMPAKGTINVHASLLPQYRGAAPINHAIMNGEKKSGVTTFLLQQEIDTGNILFSKEVEIGADDNAGILHDKLMLAGAEVLLETVAAIKTDSIQPIPQDDVITADLKTAPKIFKEDCEINWKASTEEVYNRIRGLSPYPTAFTQLQGKGLKIFEAEKGPKTGKEAGTYETDGKTYIRFATADGSILLKTLQLEGKKKMDSVEFLRGYRFE; from the coding sequence ATGCGCATTGTATTTATGGGAACGCCCGACTTTGCTGTTGCTTCGTTGCAAGCATTGTCGGAGGCAGGAGAAAACGTAGTAGCCGTGGTGACCGGCGTAGACAAGCCAGCCGGCCGCGGGCAAAAGATTCAGGAATCTGCCGTAAAAAAGTATGCGGTAGCCAATAATATACCCGTACTACAACCGGAAAAGCTACGCCATCCCGACTTCCTCAGCGAGCTAGCCTCCTACAAGGCCGATCTTCAAGTTGTCGTTGCCTTCCGGATGTTGCCCGAGTTGGTTTGGAACATGCCTGCCAAAGGGACCATCAATGTACACGCATCTCTCCTACCACAATACCGTGGAGCGGCTCCCATAAACCACGCCATTATGAATGGCGAAAAGAAATCGGGCGTAACCACTTTCCTCCTGCAGCAAGAAATCGATACAGGAAATATCCTGTTCTCTAAAGAGGTCGAAATCGGTGCAGATGACAACGCCGGCATCCTGCATGACAAATTGATGCTAGCGGGGGCTGAAGTGCTGCTAGAAACCGTAGCGGCCATAAAGACAGATAGCATCCAACCTATACCGCAGGACGATGTCATTACCGCAGATCTAAAAACTGCTCCTAAAATCTTTAAAGAAGATTGCGAAATAAATTGGAAGGCGAGTACCGAAGAGGTTTACAACCGCATTCGGGGATTAAGTCCTTATCCCACAGCATTCACGCAGTTACAGGGCAAGGGATTGAAAATTTTCGAAGCTGAAAAAGGTCCTAAAACAGGTAAAGAAGCTGGCACGTATGAAACCGACGGTAAAACCTATATTCGTTTCGCTACTGCCGACGGCAGCATCTTGCTCAAAACCTTGCAGCTTGAGGGCAAGAAAAAAATGGATAGTGTAGAATTTTTACGTGGTTATCGATTCGAATAA
- a CDS encoding helix-turn-helix domain-containing protein: MPIRIHLDDIMSKKKVSLNDLSQKVGITLSNLSIIKNEKSKAIRLSTLDALCKALNCQPGDIIQYVDDDE, translated from the coding sequence ATGCCTATTAGGATTCACCTCGATGACATTATGTCAAAAAAAAAGGTCTCTTTAAACGATCTAAGCCAAAAAGTTGGAATAACATTGTCCAATCTATCGATCATCAAGAATGAAAAATCGAAGGCTATACGTTTGAGTACCTTAGACGCCCTGTGTAAAGCGCTTAACTGCCAACCAGGGGATATTATACAGTATGTGGATGACGACGAATAA
- a CDS encoding sigma-70 family RNA polymerase sigma factor: MRQLKITQSITNRESQSLDKYLHEIGKVDLITAEEEVILAQRIREGDQVALEKLTKTNLRFVVSVAKQYQNQGLTLGDLINEGNLGLIKAAKRFDETKGFKFISYAVWWIRQSILQAIAEQSRIVRLPLNQVGSLSKISKAFSKLEQEYEREPSPEELADILETTVDKVSDTLSNSGRHVSMDAPFVQGEENTLLDVLENADPDTDSLLIDESLSEEIKRSLATLTEREREIIVLFFGLGTNHQLSLEEIGEKFNLTRERVRQIKDKALQRLRHTSRSKILKSYLG, translated from the coding sequence ATGAGACAGCTCAAAATTACACAATCCATTACCAATCGCGAATCGCAATCGCTTGACAAGTACTTGCACGAGATTGGTAAAGTAGACTTAATTACCGCGGAGGAAGAAGTAATCTTGGCCCAACGCATTCGCGAAGGTGACCAAGTAGCTTTAGAGAAATTAACAAAAACCAACTTACGTTTCGTTGTTTCTGTTGCAAAACAATATCAGAATCAAGGACTCACCTTAGGTGACCTGATCAACGAGGGCAATTTAGGCTTGATAAAAGCAGCAAAGCGTTTTGATGAAACTAAGGGTTTCAAGTTTATTTCTTATGCCGTATGGTGGATTCGTCAGTCTATTTTGCAGGCGATTGCTGAACAGTCACGTATCGTGCGTCTACCTTTAAATCAGGTAGGTTCATTGAGCAAGATTAGTAAGGCGTTCTCCAAATTGGAACAGGAATACGAGCGCGAACCTTCTCCAGAGGAATTGGCAGACATTTTGGAAACCACCGTTGATAAGGTTTCCGACACGTTGAGCAACTCAGGAAGACATGTATCGATGGATGCCCCTTTTGTACAGGGCGAAGAAAACACCCTCTTGGATGTTTTGGAAAATGCAGATCCCGATACCGATAGCCTATTGATCGACGAATCATTGTCGGAAGAGATCAAACGTTCGTTGGCTACATTGACAGAAAGAGAACGCGAGATTATCGTACTCTTTTTCGGACTAGGTACCAACCACCAGTTGTCTTTGGAAGAAATTGGCGAAAAGTTCAACCTTACAAGGGAACGCGTGCGCCAAATCAAAGACAAAGCGCTACAGCGCTTACGCCATACTTCGCGCAGTAAAATTTTAAAATCTTATTTGGGCTAG
- a CDS encoding OmpA/MotB family protein, whose amino-acid sequence MNRRIITMGVLLSGLFLASCVSNKKYTALQTQHQDLAALYQKGQLDLTEARSKIKSLEDQLEYERKNNASLKEALGRLQGTLDLSINQNSQGNANISKLVDEINASNKYIQHLVNTKNKSDSLNVVLTNNLTRSLSREELRDVDVKVLKGVVYISLSDNMLYKSGSYEISDKAGETLNKIAKIIQDYKDYEVLIEGNTDSDPISKPNIRNNWDLSTLRASSVVQALQNQYGVDPKRLTAGGRGQYNPIADNNTPDGKARNRRTQIIITPKLDQFMELIDKAPESSADTTAGGI is encoded by the coding sequence ATGAACAGAAGAATAATAACGATGGGTGTATTGCTGTCTGGTTTGTTTTTGGCCAGCTGTGTAAGCAATAAAAAATATACAGCTTTGCAAACGCAGCACCAAGATTTGGCAGCGCTATACCAAAAAGGTCAATTGGACCTGACCGAGGCGAGATCAAAGATTAAAAGCCTCGAAGACCAATTGGAGTACGAACGCAAGAACAATGCATCGCTAAAAGAAGCATTGGGACGCTTGCAAGGCACCTTGGATCTCAGTATCAACCAAAATAGCCAGGGAAATGCCAACATCTCCAAGCTGGTGGATGAGATCAATGCCTCCAACAAGTATATCCAACATTTGGTGAACACCAAAAACAAAAGTGATTCCCTTAATGTCGTGCTTACCAACAACCTAACGCGCTCATTGAGCCGCGAGGAACTTCGTGACGTCGATGTTAAAGTGCTAAAAGGTGTTGTTTACATATCCCTATCCGACAATATGTTGTACAAATCGGGTAGCTATGAGATTTCCGATAAAGCAGGCGAGACACTGAACAAGATTGCGAAGATCATCCAAGATTACAAAGATTATGAGGTCTTGATTGAAGGTAATACCGATTCCGATCCTATTTCAAAACCGAATATCCGCAACAACTGGGATTTGAGTACGCTTCGCGCATCATCGGTGGTGCAAGCTCTACAAAATCAGTATGGTGTAGATCCAAAACGCTTAACAGCAGGTGGTCGCGGGCAGTACAACCCTATTGCCGACAACAACACGCCTGATGGCAAGGCAAGAAACCGTCGTACGCAGATTATCATCACACCTAAACTGGATCAGTTTATGGAGTTGATCGACAAAGCGCCGGAATCATCTGCCGACACAACGGCTGGAGGCATCTAG
- a CDS encoding TonB-dependent receptor yields the protein MQIKGIGLLLWLLLCIPVLHAQENCAIRVSGMVQSAQGEPLGDVIIRISKNRTATTNASGHFVLDKLCTGNYELSLSYLGYSPINVSFAIARDTVLQFTLHPDAIHIQDVEIIGQQQGSLSSSVHRLSAQQVQENKGQTLAESLADISGVSTIGMGNSIVKPVINGLHSNRILIMNNGVRQEGQQWGVEHAPEIDPFIADRLEVIKGAQGVRYGADALGGVVLVTPAGINMDKALSGNFDLLGRSNGRGGVMQGSLEGAVKSIPQLGWRVQASTKKIGDYETPDYVVGNTGVEELNYSGALTYQWNSNTLEAFYSHFGTTLGIFRGAHIGTVADIEARIAYGRPFEAYDFSYKIEAPRQRVSHDLAKLKWTHHFHADRSLEVQYAYQRNHRREYDVRRVESDDLPMADMVLSAQTMDVVLKQKNSSIGVQSLIQINNNTPGTGTTPIIPNFDSYNLGLFAIHQFHIGRLHAEAGGRYDFKYLDVAGYRYRRDAVNDDGSIEQYLLTDTRRFHNASGTVGALYHITPRLSWKSNLGLAWRAPSANELYSDGVHHGSATYELGDQQLRSEKGLKWMNTLIWNGERLQFTADVYAQMLYDYIYAQPNPDSVRQTIRGTFPLFVYQQHDALFYGADLKLGYQLSAKLRYEATASLIRAKNLTLDTYLPYIPSDRFQQGISYALFGERQPLSYVKLAHRFVARQHRYEANSDYAAPPPAYYLIDFVASKQFDLASGRQFNVLFSVDNVCNTAYKDYMDRLRYFTHQMGRNFNLKLSYQF from the coding sequence ATGCAAATTAAAGGCATTGGGCTGTTGCTATGGTTGCTTCTGTGCATACCGGTGCTACATGCTCAAGAAAACTGTGCTATCCGCGTGAGCGGGATGGTGCAATCGGCGCAAGGTGAACCCTTGGGCGATGTTATTATACGGATCAGTAAAAATAGAACGGCAACGACGAACGCTAGCGGACATTTTGTGCTGGACAAATTGTGTACGGGCAATTATGAATTGTCCTTGTCGTACTTGGGCTATTCGCCAATAAACGTTTCATTTGCGATAGCAAGAGATACCGTGTTGCAGTTTACCTTGCATCCAGATGCCATACATATTCAGGATGTGGAGATTATAGGGCAGCAGCAGGGATCGCTTTCCAGCAGTGTGCATCGCCTCTCGGCGCAGCAAGTGCAGGAAAACAAAGGACAAACGTTGGCCGAGTCGTTGGCCGACATATCCGGTGTGTCGACGATTGGCATGGGCAATAGTATTGTGAAGCCGGTCATCAACGGCTTGCACAGCAACAGGATCTTGATTATGAACAACGGTGTGCGGCAGGAGGGACAGCAATGGGGTGTAGAACATGCGCCAGAGATTGATCCTTTTATTGCAGACCGCTTGGAAGTGATTAAAGGTGCGCAAGGTGTGCGCTATGGCGCCGATGCACTGGGGGGCGTGGTGCTCGTGACGCCAGCAGGCATCAACATGGATAAGGCCTTGAGCGGTAATTTTGATCTCTTGGGACGTAGCAATGGGCGAGGTGGCGTGATGCAGGGAAGCTTGGAAGGCGCGGTTAAAAGTATTCCGCAGCTGGGCTGGCGTGTACAAGCATCGACGAAAAAGATCGGTGACTATGAAACGCCTGACTATGTGGTGGGCAACACCGGCGTGGAAGAGCTAAACTATAGCGGTGCGTTGACCTACCAATGGAATAGCAATACCTTGGAAGCTTTTTATAGCCATTTCGGTACCACGCTGGGTATTTTTCGCGGTGCTCATATTGGCACCGTGGCAGATATCGAGGCACGTATAGCATATGGACGTCCCTTTGAGGCGTATGATTTTAGCTATAAGATTGAGGCGCCACGACAACGCGTGAGCCATGATTTGGCGAAGCTGAAATGGACACATCACTTCCATGCTGATCGAAGCTTGGAGGTGCAGTATGCTTATCAGCGTAACCATCGCCGAGAGTATGATGTACGCCGGGTGGAGTCTGACGATTTGCCCATGGCCGATATGGTATTGAGTGCGCAGACCATGGATGTGGTGCTGAAGCAGAAGAACAGTTCCATTGGTGTGCAGTCGCTCATACAGATCAACAACAATACACCGGGGACGGGTACTACACCTATTATCCCAAACTTTGATAGCTATAATTTAGGTCTTTTTGCAATTCATCAGTTCCACATCGGGCGTCTCCATGCGGAGGCGGGCGGGCGCTACGACTTCAAGTATTTGGATGTAGCGGGATATCGGTACCGCCGCGATGCCGTGAACGATGACGGCAGTATCGAACAATATTTGCTGACCGACACGCGCCGCTTCCACAATGCCTCTGGAACGGTAGGGGCGCTCTATCACATTACGCCACGGTTAAGCTGGAAAAGTAACCTCGGCCTAGCTTGGCGTGCGCCGTCGGCCAATGAATTGTACAGTGATGGGGTGCACCACGGCAGCGCGACTTATGAGCTGGGCGATCAGCAGCTGCGCAGCGAGAAAGGCTTGAAGTGGATGAACACCTTAATCTGGAATGGAGAGCGGCTACAGTTTACTGCGGATGTTTATGCACAAATGCTGTATGACTATATCTATGCGCAACCCAATCCGGACTCGGTGAGACAAACCATACGTGGTACTTTTCCGCTTTTCGTATACCAACAGCATGACGCTCTTTTTTATGGTGCCGACCTGAAGCTCGGTTACCAGCTTAGCGCCAAGCTGCGATATGAAGCAACGGCTTCACTGATCCGCGCCAAGAACCTGACCTTAGATACCTATCTGCCTTATATTCCCTCGGACAGATTCCAGCAGGGCATTTCCTATGCTTTGTTTGGGGAACGCCAACCGCTTAGCTATGTGAAGCTGGCACATCGTTTCGTGGCGCGCCAGCATCGCTACGAAGCAAACAGCGATTATGCTGCTCCGCCGCCCGCTTATTATCTGATTGATTTTGTGGCGAGCAAGCAGTTTGATCTGGCATCCGGGAGGCAGTTTAATGTGCTTTTCTCGGTAGACAATGTATGCAATACGGCATACAAGGATTACATGGACCGTTTGCGCTACTTTACGCATCAAATGGGCCGAAATTTCAATTTAAAATTATCTTATCAATTCTAA
- the xerD gene encoding site-specific tyrosine recombinase XerD, which produces MKWDNAKKDFKRYLQLERNLSANSIDAYLNDVQKLEAYCDYRSINLPQVDTKTVQQFLVFINDFNISPFTQARLLSGLKTFFAFLQIEYDWKKNPAELLESPRLSRKIPSVLNIQEIDALIQAIDLSANEGTRNKTILEVLYGCGLRVSELVGLKISNLFLDVEFIKVQGKGNKERLIPIGKQAIKHLKIYLQEVRPLSPIKPGCEDFVFLNRRGASLSRVMVFLIIKDLAKKIGLTKPISPHTFRHSFASHLVEGGADLRAVQDMLGHESITTTEIYTHVDRDYLQSVITHYHPRS; this is translated from the coding sequence ATGAAATGGGATAATGCTAAAAAAGATTTTAAACGCTATCTACAGTTGGAACGCAACCTGTCTGCGAATTCTATAGATGCTTATCTCAATGATGTCCAAAAGTTGGAAGCTTACTGCGACTACCGCAGTATAAACTTGCCACAGGTAGACACCAAAACCGTACAGCAATTCCTCGTGTTTATTAATGATTTCAATATATCGCCCTTTACGCAAGCGCGGTTGCTTTCCGGGCTAAAAACGTTCTTTGCGTTTCTGCAGATCGAATATGACTGGAAGAAGAACCCGGCGGAACTATTGGAGTCGCCACGGCTTAGCCGAAAGATTCCAAGTGTGCTGAACATTCAGGAGATCGATGCGTTGATTCAGGCGATCGATCTTTCGGCAAACGAAGGAACGCGCAACAAGACTATTTTGGAGGTGCTCTATGGCTGTGGGCTGCGTGTGTCGGAACTTGTGGGCCTCAAGATATCCAATCTGTTCTTGGATGTGGAATTTATTAAGGTGCAAGGTAAAGGTAATAAGGAAAGGCTGATACCGATTGGTAAACAGGCGATCAAACACCTGAAGATATACCTGCAAGAAGTTAGACCGCTGTCGCCGATAAAGCCGGGTTGTGAAGATTTCGTGTTCTTGAATAGGCGAGGGGCATCACTTAGCCGGGTGATGGTGTTCTTGATTATAAAAGATCTGGCTAAAAAAATAGGACTTACAAAGCCCATCAGTCCGCATACGTTTCGGCATTCCTTCGCCTCGCATTTGGTGGAAGGTGGCGCCGACCTGCGTGCCGTGCAGGATATGCTGGGGCACGAAAGTATCACCACTACGGAGATCTATACCCATGTTGATCGCGATTATCTGCAGTCTGTGATCACCCATTATCATCCACGCTCCTAA